In the Candidatus Binatia bacterium genome, CGTTCGAACAACTCGTGGTACCGCTTCCAGGTCAACTCTTTGAGGGTGAGATCGGCTCGATCCTTTTCCACTTGCGCGCGTGCGTTGGCGAGCGCTGCCTCGGCCTTTTTGACTTTCGTTTCGAAGGGCGCGGGATCGATTTTGGCGACCCGTTGGTTGCGTTTTACCGGCGAGTTGTAATCCACATCGATGGCGATGATGCGACCGGATACGTAAGTCCCCACTTGTACTGTGGTCACCGGATTCACCGTGCCGGTCGCAGTTACGCTGGTGGTGATGTCGCCGCGGTCCACGTGCAGGGTCTTGTAATACCTTGCAGCCTCACGCGGCCAGCCGCGCCACGCAGCGAAAACGCCGCAGGCAAGACCAATTGCAACGGCAGTCAGAACAAACCACTTCTTAGCCACGGTGGGTTTCCACAATTGCGGCTGTGCCCGCCGAAGAGATGCCGCGAGCCCGACGAACCCAGGAAGCGAAGGACTCGAGGTAGGTGTAGTACACGGGTGTGAGGTACAGCGTGACGAGCTGCGAAAACAGCAGTCCGCCCACGACAGCCACTCCTAAGGGTCGGCGCGAGGTCGCTCCGCCGCCGGCGGCCAAGGCGATGGGCAAGGCGCCAAAGAGTGCTGCCATAGTGGTCATCATGATTGGGCGGAAGCGGACGATGCACCCCTGAACGATAGCCTCGAGGGGGCTCTTGTTCTCCTCGCGTTGGGCTTCGAGTGCGAAGTCGATTTGCATGATGGCGTTTTTCTTAACGATGCCGATTAACAGCACGATGCCCACGAAGCCGTAGATATTGAGCTCCATGCCGAAGAGCTCGAGAGCCAGTAGGGCACCGAAAGCCGCCGAGGGGAGGCCGGATAAAATGGTGATCGGGTGCAGGAAGCTTTCGTAAAGGATCCCGAGAACTAGGTAAATCACCAGGACCGCAGCAAGGAGCAGGATCCAAATGCCGCTGAGAGAGGTAGTGAACGCCTGTGCCGCGCCTTGAAAGGTGGCAGTGATGCCTGCCGGCAGTCGTTCTCGGGCCACCGTTTCGATGGCACTGATGGCTTCGCTCAGCGAGGCGCCGTCGGCCAGGTTGAAGGAGATGGTGACCGCTGGGAGCTGGCCAGCGTGGTTCACGGTGAGCGGACCATAGCGCCGTTCGAGTTGCGCGATCCCGGTGAGCGGAACGAGAGCGCCGTGCTGAGAGCGTAGGTACAGCCAAGGGAGCTCTGTAGGGTCGGTCTGGAAGGCGTCCGCCACTTCGAGGATCACTCGGTACTGGTTGTTCGGGGCGTAAATGGTGGAAATCCAGCGATCTCCGTAAGCAGCGTGCAAGGCGAGTTCAATTTGCTCGGCTGACAAGCCGAGTGCGGTTGCACGGTCGCGATCGATAACGACATCGAGATAAGGGTTGCGCAGTTGCAGGTCGCTGGTCACGTCCCGAAGCACAGGTAGTGGCCGTAACTCGGCCTCGAGCTTTTGGGCCGCCTCGTACAGCTCCTTCGTGTCGGGGCTGAGCAGCGTGAACTGATAAAGGCTTTTGGTGAGTTGGCCGCCGATGCGAATTGTGGGCAATTCCTGGAGAAAAACCCGCACTCCGGGAATGCCCGTTGTCTTGTTCCGCAGACGGGCCAGAACCTCCGGTAAGGGTTCGCGTTCCGAACGCGGCTTGAGGAAGGCGAACACACGACCTTGATTGGCCGTGCTGCCCGCGGCGGCGTTGGTGCCGAACAAGCTTGCGGAAACGACCCGGACGGCGGGGTCGGAGCGGATGATGTCAGCCACGGAAGTGAGGTAGTGGCGCATTGCCTCGAAGGATACGCCTTGGTCGGCCTCGACCACCCCGAAAATCGATCCGAGGTCGTCGTTCGGAATGAAACCCTTTGGCGCTCGAGCAAACAGCCAGAGCGTGGTTGCCAGAAGGGCGAGGGAAAGGCCGAAGATCCAAGCTCGCCAGCGCAAGGTTGCCCGGAGGCTGCGCTCGTACCAGTGGAGAGCCGCGGAAAAGGCGCGCTCGAACAATGCGTTCCAGCCTCTGCCGCCGTGGCCCTCTTGATGCTGGAGAAAGCGGCTACAGAGCATGGGGGTCAACGTCAGCGAGACGACCCCCGACAGCAAGATCGCAATGGAAATGGTGACGGCAAACTCGTGAAACAAGCGCCCCACGATTCCGGGCATGAACAATACTGGAATGAAGACGGCAACTAGGGACAAGGTCATGGAGATAATCGTGAATCCGATTTGCCGGGCACCATCGATCGCCGCTTGAAAGGGGGCTTTTCCAGCCTCGCGGTGACGCACGATGTTCTCCAGCATCACAATGGCGTCGTCGACGACGAAGCCGATCGACAGCGTCAACGCGAGCAACGAAAGATTGTCGATGCTGAACCCAAGGGGTTGCATAAAGGCAAACGTTCCCACCAGGGACACAGGAAGGGCGAGGCTGGGGATCAGCGTTGCTGAAGGGTCGCGCAAGAACAGGAAGATTACGAGGACCACGAGAATCAGCGCCAGAATCATGGTGAACTGGACCTCGCGGACGGACTCTCGGATCGACAGAGAGCGATCGAACAGCGTGTGCAGTTCCACCGCCGGGGGAAGAAACTGGCGAAGTTGAGGCAAGAGCGCTTTCACGGCGGTGGCGACCTCCACCGTGTTTGTGCCGGGTTGGCGCTGCACGGCGAGTACGATTGCTCGCTGGCGGCGGGTTTTGTCGCCAAACCACGAGGCCGCACGATCGTCCTCCACACCGTCGATCACGGTGGCCACATCGCTCAGCCGCACCGGCGCACCGTTGCGGTAAGCAATGATCACCGGCTCGTATTGCTTTGCGTTCGTCAGTTGGCCCGTGGCCTGAACCGTGAATCGGTCTTGTGGCCCTTGGAGGATCCCGGTAGGCAAGTTCACGTTCGCTGCACGAATCGCAGCTTCCACCTCATCGATGCCGAGGCCGCGGCTGGCCAGAGCTCGTGGGTCGGCTTTTACGCGCACCGCATACTTTTGCGATCCGAACACGAGCACCTGCGCGACACCGCTGACCATAGAAATGCGCTGGGCGATCAGTGTTTGGCCGTATTCGTCGAGTTGCCAAAGCGGCAGCGTGACTGAGGTAAGGCTGAAGAACAAAATCGGTTGGTCGGCAGGATTGACCTTTTGGAACGTCGGGGGAGTCGGCATGTCGGCAGGCAACAACGGCTGGGCGCGCGTAATTGCGGCTTGCACATCTTGGGCGGCCGCGTCGATGTCCCGCCGCAGATCGAACTGGAGAGTAATCTGCGTCGTGCCGAGGGAGCTGACAGAGTTCATCGACTCCAAGCCGGATAAGGTGGAAAACTGCCGCTCCAGCGGTGTGGCGACCGCTGAGGCCATGGTGTCAGGGCTGGCTCCTGGAAGGCTTGCGGTCACCAAGATGGTGGGAAAATCCACATTGGGCAGGTCGCTAACCGGAAGGGCCCGGTAGCCAAAGACGCCGAAGGCAACTAAGGCCACCATCAGTAACGTCGTGGCCACCGGACGGCGAATGAAAGGTTCGGAGATGTTCATTGCTACCTCCGTCAACCGGGCGTGTGCGCGGCCGGTTGTCGTTCTTTCACCTCGACGGCAGCACCGTCGGTGAGGCGAAATTGTCCTTCGGTGACCACCCATTCGCCGGCGCGGACGCCATCTTTCAACACCACTTCCTGCGCAATCTCGAACGCGATTGTCACGGGGCGCACGCGCACTGTGTGATCTCCCTCCAGAGCGAAAACGTAGGGCCCGCTTTGCCCTGCCTGAATGGCCACCCGCGGGACGACGAGTGCGGCCGGAACCACATCGACGATGAGTTCCACGGGCAGAAATTGGCCGGGCCAGAGCACTTCCGTCTGGTTGTCGAAGTTGGCCTTGAGCAACACCGTCCCTGTGGAGCGATCTACTTGGTTATCGATGAACTCCACTTTGCCTTCGATCGGCCGCTGAGCGCCTTTGTCGGGGTGAACCTGCGCGATCAGGGCCCCTTTGGCGAACTGCGCCAGAACCTGTGGCAAATCCGCTTCACCCACGGCAAAGACCACACGAATCGGATGCATTTGTACCAGCGTGGCCAACACCGTGTCGTTTTTTCTCACGACGTTGCCCGGGTGCACGAGCAACTGGCCAATCCGTCCGGAGGTCGGGGCATGGATGGAGCAATAAGAAAGCTGCAAGCGAGCATCTTCGATGGCGGCGCGATCGGCGGCCACTGCCGCGCGCAGCGATGCGGCGCGGGCCTGGGCTTGTTCGTTCTCTTCTGCCGACACGAACCCCTGTTCGAACAGCTCCGCGCGCCGTTTGGCCTCTGCCTCAGCAACGCGCAGGTCCGCCAAGTCGCGTTCCAACGCGGCTTCGCGTTGTTGGAGGAGGGTCTCGAATGGGCGCGGATCGATGCGGAACAGCAGTGCGCCAGCTTCCACATGGTCGCCCTCGGTAAAGTGGACGGAAAGCAACTGCCCATCCACTTGCGGCGTGAGGCGAACCACATGGATCGATTCCACAGTGCCGATCGCTCTGACCGTACGGGGTACCGTACGCTGCGCCACTTGTGTGATGCTCACCGGGGCCGGGGCTTTGCGGCCATCATCCTTGGTTGGAGATTGGCAGCCGCTGAGCATCGCGGCTGCGATCACCAGCATCGAGAAATGTCGAGAGAGAAAATCCGTCACTGCTCGCTCCGTTCTCCTGAGGAAAGGCGCTGGCCAAGGGAGATCCCAGCTCCGATTGCCCTCTCCACAGCGGCCACCGCGTTCTGATGATCGTACAGCGACTGAACCTCCTGCCCCCGAGCGGAAACGAACGTCGCCTGTGCGTCCGTCACTTCGATAATGCTACCGACCCCGGTTGCATAGCGTCCTTCTGCCAGCTCCAGGGCTTCGCGCGCTTGTCGCACAGCCTCGCGGGCCACGTGAATAGTTTTTGCTGCCTCCTCCACACGTAAGACGGCTTGCCTTACCTCGAGGGCGACGGTTTGCCGCAACACTTCCGCGTCGTGCCGAAGGGCAGCGAGGTTTTGTCTCGCTTCACTCACTTGGCTTACCGTGAGCCCGCCGCGGAACAGGGGCAAAGTAAGCGCGGCCCCGATGTTCCAGTTCGGTTGCAGTGGGAACTCTGCCCCTGACCATTGGTATTGCCCCGCGCCCGTTAAAACCGGCAGATGGTTGCGCTCGAGTGCCAGTAGTTGCTGTTCGGCGGCACGAATTTGCGCTTCCAGGGATTGGATTTCCGGCCTTTGCAACCATGCTTGTTGGACAAGCTCCTCGGCGGACTCGGCTTCGAGGGTAGTATACGGCACGTCGCGGAGGGCGAAGGTGACAGGTTCGCGCATCCCCATGGCGTTGCGTAAGGTTTCGCGGCCGAGGCGAAGATTGTTCTCCGCACGCAGGACGTTGAGCTGATTCGTGGCCACTTGCGCTTGCTCGCGCGTCACATCCAGCCGCGGTGCGAGCCCGACGTCGTAGCGGCCCTTGGCGAGTTCCAGATGTTTCTCGCTCTGGCGAAGTGCTTCCACGGCAACCTCTTGCAGACGCTCAGCCGAAAGGAGTGCAAAGTACGCCTGTTTGACGTTGAAGATCACCGTTTCCTTCTGGCTGTCGAGGTCGGCCATTGATGCCTCGACTTGCGCTTGTGCCGCTTGGAGGTTGTGAAACGTTTGGCCAAAGTCGAACAAGAGCTGGCTGAAACTTACGCCCGTGTTGAAGAAGTTGAACGTCTGCGTTGCTGTACCCAAGGTCGTACCGGTTCGCGCGGCCACACTCGTGCTTCGGCGGTTTGCTGCATAAGTGGCATCGATTTGCGGCAGATAGGCCGACGCCACCTGGCGCGTGCGTTCCTCGGCCGCGCGTACCCGTGCAACCCCCGCGCGCAACGAGGGATGATGCTGCAATGCAAGCTCGATGCATTCTTCCAAGCTCTTCGCCTCCTCGGCAAGCACAGAACGGGCGACCATGATGCAGCAGATCAGGACGATGCTCGAGGCTTTCATGACTAACCGTGCGACCGTTCGCGGTCGCTCGCAGCTGGAGGTGCGAGCACGCCGTGGAGAAACAAATCCGTGATAACTTCGGCAGACCGTTCCGCGCTATCGCCTGGGGTGCGATAGCGATGGACCCCGCGCAACATACCGAGGAGGGCCTCGGCTGCCAGCCGAACATCGATGTTGCGCATCCGCCCTCGCGCGATGCCCTCTTCCAATGCGGCCATGAGCAGCCGTGCAAACTGCCGGCGGCGCAAGAGCCAGGAGCGAGTGTCTGGCGTGTTGTGCCGCTCCTCGCTGCGGTGCAGGAGAAGAAAAAACAGGTCTCGCCCCCAGAAGAAGGCGAGCAGCGCCTTCACCAGAGCTCGCAAGCGTTCCACGGGGTCGTGCTCGGTGCGAGCTACGGACTCGAGTTCGGCTTGCAACTGATCGATGCCATGGAACAACGCAGCCAGGTACAATTTCTCTTTGTTGGGGAAGTGGCGATACACAGTGCCCTTCGCCACTTTGGCCTGCATGGCGATGTCCTCCACATGCACTTCGTGGAAAGGCTGGCTGGCGAAGATGGAAATTGCGGCCTCGAGGATCCGATCGCGCAGGCCGGGGATTGCAGGGCGGCCCCGCGGACAGGGAGCCGCTGGTTTTCGCTTTCGGGACGAAGCCGTTCGGGTGATTGCCATTTAGTGACTCGTGGGTTCACTAATTAGGCCACGGCTCTCGGAGGGGCAAGACACAAGTTTCTACAGGTGCCTGCGGCGAGGCCTTTCACATGGAAGGCGTGCAAGTTCGGAGGGCTGCTGCTGCGGCCGAGTTAGGGTCGAGCAAGCACGCCGCGTTGGGCACGAACGAAACTAGCGGCGCGACATTCGCCGCTGCGCTGCAACACGAGCAAGCGCAGGGTGGTGCGGCGGCGCTTAAAAGCGCGCCCACCACGAGGGCTTTTCTTCAGCAGGCGGCTCCACGATCACGTTGCGTGCTTGCAGGAGAGTACCCTCTACGCGACGGAGTTCGGCGAGGTCGGTGTTGTAACGAACGAGGGCCTCCGCCTCGGCAAATTGCGCACGCGTGAGTTGTTCAGTGTAGTCGAGCAGGTCTTTGGTGGTAGCCAAGCCAACGTCGTAGCGTGCCTTTTGGTTCCGGACATTTTCTTCCGCAGCCAAGCGAGCCACCCGCGTAGCCTCGATCGCTTTGAGATCGCTTTCGAGATTGGCAATTGCCGTCTTGACCTCCAACGTGACGGCCTCTTGCAGTTGCTGCAGATTCAGGTGCGACTGTTGAAACTGAATGTTCGATTGTGCGTATGCTGCCTTGGACTGGGCATTCGCTAGTGGGACTTCGATGGTCGCGCCGATGGCGTAGTTGTAAAAACGGCCGTCCGGTAAGAGCGCCAAGGCGTCGCCGTAACCTCCCACGTACGAAGGGTTGACGCGCACGGGTTGCGGCGGGTCTCCGAACAACACGCGCTGCTCCCGTCCGGAAAGTCCGTTCACGCCGATCCCTGCGACCAAGTTCAACTGTGGCAGGAGTTGGTTTTCCGCCACCTTGCGTTGCAGGCTTTTGGCGCGCACGTCTGTGCGGGCGGCGGCGAGCTCCGGGCGTTGCTCCAAGGCGCGCTCCAAGCTGGCTTTGAGGTCGGTCGCGTACGGCTCCACTGTAGGTCGATCTTCGGGGTCAAGGTTCAGAAGCGCCGTAGCCTCCTCGGTCTTAGCGTTGATGAGCGCGCGCAATTGATCGCGCGCTACGACGACCGCATTGCGAGCACGAATCAGCGCAGCTTCGCGGCTCGCAACGTTGGCTTGTGCCTCGAGAACGGCTGTTTGCGGGAGCGCGCCGACGCGAAATTTACCCTCATTTTGCCGCAGAATTTCCCGTGCGAGTTCGAGCCCTTGCTCCTGCACGCGAACATTTTCCTTCGCCAGCACCAAGCCCCAGTAGGCCCGTTCCACCTGCGCGACCAGATTGGTAATGGACGCGACGTACTGGTGGTAAGCTGCTTGTTGTGTAGCCGTGGCGATGTCCACGAGCAGCAGCGAGTAGCGCCACCCGAAGTTTTGCAGGAGCGGCTGCACAAGATTGACGCTCAACGAGGTCGTGTACAGGGGAACGAGGGGATTAGCCAGAGAGGGGTTGGTCAGCCTTCGGTTGTTGCTGAACTGCACGGAAATCTGGCCGCCCGTGAGCAGGGTTTTGCGGATTCCCGCGTTCAATGTGAAATTTTGGTTGAAGAGCACTGGGGAGCCGCCAGCAAAGAGAAATGTTGTGGCCGGCTGGGTGGCGCGGTCGCGCGTGAGTGTGGCGAAAAAGCGCGGGTCGAAAGCCGCCCGGGCGCGCCGAACTTCAGCGGCTGCCGCAATGGGATTGAGCCGCTGAACTCGCAGGCCGGTGTTGTTCTCCAAAGCCAGAGCAATGCATTGTGACAGTGTGGCGGGTTGCATCTTGGCTTCCAACAGTAAGCCGTAATGAGACAGGTCGGTTTCCGCCGCGCGTGCGTCTCCCGGAAGTTCGGCGCTCCACTGGTCTCGCAGCACTTCGCCGACCCCAGGAATTTGTTCCAGCACCTCCAGGGCATGGAGTGTCGGTGGGGAGACGTCTCGCAGGTCGACGGGCTCCGCAGCCGAAAGCGACCCGGCCATGCTCAGGCCAAATACCAGCCCGAAAAGTGTCCATGCTGTCCGCCTCATGTCCTTCCCCTCCTTCCGACAACCGCGTGGCCGGCATTTACGCTTTTGCACGCCCGTTTGCCAACCCAATCAGGCGATTTCCGCGCGCGCGGAACCAGGCGCGCATCGGCTGCAAAAGGCGCACTTTTCCAAGGTCGTCGAACAGCGAATAAGCAACTGGCGTGAGAAGCAGGGTGAGGAGCAAGCACAGCGCCTGACCACCGATGATCACTTTGGCCATCGACGCGCGGGTACTGGAGCCAGGTCCCTGACCCAGCGCGATCGGAATCATGCCTGCAATGAGCATCAGTGTGGTCATCAGGATAGGCCGGAGTCGCACATGGTTGGCTTCGAGAATGGCGGCATCCCGTTCCATTCCCTGGGCGCGCAGGGTGTTGGTGTAATCGATTTGCAAGATGCCGTTCTTCTTCACGATGCCAAACAACATGAACAGCCCGAGAACGCTGTAGATGTTGAGCGTTTCGCCCAGCAGCCAAAGCGAAAACAGCGCAAACGGCACGGAGAGCGGCAGCGCCAGCAAGATCGTGATCGGATGCAGCAGGCTTTCGAATTGTGCTGCCAAGATCATGTACATGAACAGCAAACTCAAAACGAAAGCAACCGCGAAATTCGACCCCGTCTCGCCGAGTGCTTTGGCACGGCCTCCGAATTCCGCCTTGTACGTCGGCGGGAGGTCGAGGCCAGCCAAGATTTTTTCGATGTGGGCGATCGCGTCGGACAAAGCCAGATTCTCGAGATTGGCCACAACCGTGACCTTCCGCTGCCGGCGAAAGTGGTCGATTTGTGCCGGGCCGAGTTCTTCTCGGAGAGTAGCTACGTTGGCCAGTTTCACGAGCGAGCCATTTGGGGCCGCGATGGTCAAGTCTCCGAGCGTTTGCGCATCCACCCGATCCGGATGCCGGGCGCGAAGCCAGACGTCGTACTGTTCTTGATCTTCCTTGTACTTCGTCACCGGCTCGCCCGCGACGTAGGTGCGCAGCGAGGTGGCGATGTCCTCGACGCGCAGGCCGAGATCGGCTGCCTTTTGGCGGTGGATGTGCACCCGGAGCTCGGGCTGCCGCACGGACAGCGTCGTGTCCACGTCCACAATCCCTGGCACTTTGCGCATGCCTTCCATGAGTCGCCGTGAGTACTCCTCGAGCTTAGCCAGGCTCGGCCCAGTGAGATCCAATTCGATTTCAGTGTACCGCTGGCCGCCACCCATAAAGAGGTTGATGTTTTGCACACTGGCGCGGAGGTCGGGGAAGCTTGCAAGAATTTCTCGTGCGCGTTGCATGAGCTCGAACTGCGACACGCTGCGGTGCCGCAAATCGCTGAGCTGCACATAGATGGAACCTTCCGTGACCGGCCCCTCGCCAGCACGCAACGTGCCGCTGGCATCGCCAATCGTGGTCAGCAAGTGTTCGACATGGGGAAGCTCCCGGAGCTTCGCCTCGAGCGCACGCATGGTTTCGTCGGTGCGCGCCAAGCTGTAGCCTTCGGGAGTTTGCACGATCACCTCGAACTCGCTCTGATCATCTTGCGGCAAAAAGTCTTTGCCCACCATGCGGAAGAGCGGAATCGTCGTGGCAACGGTGAGCACCGAGGCTAACACGATCACCCATCGGTGCTGGAGTGACCAACGAAGCAGCGCCCCATAACCGCGGTCGATAACCGCATAGAAGCCGCGCTGCCGGCTTCGCATGCCTTTGTGCGGGTTGATCTTGAGAAAGCGGGCGCACAGCATCGGCGTGAGCGTGAACGACACCAGCAGCGACACCATGATCGCGCAGGCCACCGTGACGCCGTAGCTGTTAAAAAATCGGCCCACGCGGCCTTCCATGAACGCCACGGGTAAGAAGATGACCACGAGCGACAGCGTGGTTGCCATCACCGCCAAGCTGATCTCTCTCGTGGCAGCGGCTGCGGCGGTGCGAGGCGACAAGCCTTTCTCTTCCGCGTAGCGGAAAATGTTTTCGAGGACGACCACCGCGTCGTCGATCACGATGCCCGTGGCCAAGACGAGCCCGAGCATCGTGATGTTGTTGATCGTGAAGCCGAGCCACCGCATGAGCGTGAAGGTGGCGATGATGGAAGTGGGAATGGCGACGGCAGCAATGAGCGTGGCTCGCCAATTGGCAATGAACAGGAGCACCGTCAGGCTGACGAGAATTGCGGCCAACACGAGGTGAAATTGCACTTCCTCGATCGAGCGCTCGATAAATCGCGAGTGGTCTTGGACTACTTGCGTTTTGACATCCGCCGGCAGCACTGGTCGGAGCTCTTCGAGCCGCTTCTTGACGCGTTTGATGACGTCGACTGTGTTTTGCCCGTTTTGTTTGCGAATGAGGAGGCTTACTGCCGGGTTGCCGTCAAGCCGAGCCAGCGTGCGGGGTTCGACAAAACCGTCGGTCACCGTGGCGACGTCGCCGAGCGTGATGGGTCGGCCCTGCACGGTGCCGATAATCAACTGGCGAAAATCCTCCACACGCTCCACCCGCCCCATCGTTCGGAGCGTAAGTTCTTTGCTGCCTTGATCGACGTGCCCGCTCGGGAGCTCGACATTTTGTGCGCGCAGGGCAGAGCGCACCTGGCCGATGGAAAGTCCGTACGCTGCGAGTCGTTGGGTGTCGACGTCGATGTTGATCGCACGCTCGAGACCGCCCACCAGCGTAACCGAGCCCACTCCGGGCAAGGTTTCCAAGTCTTCCTTGATCAACTTTCGTGCGATCTCCGTGACCTCGCGCAGGCTGCGCTGGCCGGCCACCGCCAAAGAGAGGATCGGCGAAGCCTCGACGTCGAACTTCATCACCACCGGCGGGTCTGTCCCAGCCGGGAGTTTCGAGGTAATTGCCGCGACTTTGTCGCGCACATCCTGCACAGCCGCTTCGCGGTTGCGCTCGAGGTGGAAGATCACCACCACGTGCGACAAGCCTTCTTTGGTCGTGGAACGGAGCTCTTCGATGCCTTCGATGGTGTTGACGGCTTCTTCGATGACCTTGGTGACGCTCGACTCCATCTCCTCCACGCTTGCGCCCTTGAGCGTGGTGTTGACGACGACAATGGGGAAGTCGATGTTGGGGAACAGGTCGACGGAGAGGTGCCGATAAGAAAACAAACCGAGGACCACGAGGAACGCGATTCCCATCGTGGCCGCCACCGGGCGGCGGATGCAAATCTCAACCAGCTTCATCGCCCACCTTCTCCTCCGGCAATCGACTCGCCTTCGGTGTGATCGATTTCCACGACCACCCCGGAGTCGAGCTTGCTCAAGCCGGACACAGCGACGGTCTCTCCAGCTTGAATGCCGCGGGTGACCTCGAGCAAACCTTCCGGCAGGCGACGACCAAGCTCCACTTCACGTGCTTGCGCTCGGTTGTTCTCGATGACGAACACACGCTGCACTCCAGCGAAGGAGATGACCGCTTCTTGCGGGATGCACACTGCCTGGTCGTCGCTCTTTGTCACGATGGCCGCATTGGCAAAAAATCCGGGCTTGAGTCGCCGCTCAGGATTGGCAACCGAAGCTTCCACGGTGATCGAGCGGTTTTGGGGGTTCGACGCGGGGCTGATCCGCTCCAGGGTTCCGAAAAACACCTCGTTCGGGTAGGCGTCGACTCGAACCTCCACCGCTTGCGACGCGGCGAGCTCGGGCGCGAAACGTTCCGGAACATCGCCGCGCAGCTTGAGCGGATGTTCTACGACCAGGGTGAACAGCGGTGTGCCGGGACGCACGTACTCGCCGGCCGAAACGAACCGACGCGCGACGGCCGCTTCTAAGGGCGAAGTGACCCGCGCATGCTCCACCGTGACCTTGAGCAAGTCCCGTTGCGCTTCTGCCACTTGTACGGCCGTGGCCCGGGCTTCGTATTCCTGAGGCGAAATCACTCGCTCGGCGACGAGTTGCCGGGCCCGCTGCTCATCGGCTCGGGCCTTGGCCAGGTTGGCCTCGGCCTCGCGCAGCCGCGCGCGCCAAGCATCATCGTCGATCTCTAGGAGAACAGCTCCTTGGGCAACGGTGTCCCCCAGGTCAGCCCCGATCCGGCGCACCTGGCCCTCGACTTGACTCGCGATGGTGACCTCTTCACGGCCATATAACGTGCCGACAAAGTTCACCGTGCGCTGCACTGGCCGCACGACCGCGCGGGCCACCCGCACAACAACCCCTTGGGGTGGGGCATCACCGCGCGTGGCGGCCGCACTCTCTGCACCCCCGGCGCGACCGCAGCCAGCGCACACGAGGGCGA is a window encoding:
- a CDS encoding TetR/AcrR family transcriptional regulator is translated as MAITRTASSRKRKPAAPCPRGRPAIPGLRDRILEAAISIFASQPFHEVHVEDIAMQAKVAKGTVYRHFPNKEKLYLAALFHGIDQLQAELESVARTEHDPVERLRALVKALLAFFWGRDLFFLLLHRSEERHNTPDTRSWLLRRRQFARLLMAALEEGIARGRMRNIDVRLAAEALLGMLRGVHRYRTPGDSAERSAEVITDLFLHGVLAPPAASDRERSHG
- a CDS encoding efflux RND transporter permease subunit, with amino-acid sequence MNISEPFIRRPVATTLLMVALVAFGVFGYRALPVSDLPNVDFPTILVTASLPGASPDTMASAVATPLERQFSTLSGLESMNSVSSLGTTQITLQFDLRRDIDAAAQDVQAAITRAQPLLPADMPTPPTFQKVNPADQPILFFSLTSVTLPLWQLDEYGQTLIAQRISMVSGVAQVLVFGSQKYAVRVKADPRALASRGLGIDEVEAAIRAANVNLPTGILQGPQDRFTVQATGQLTNAKQYEPVIIAYRNGAPVRLSDVATVIDGVEDDRAASWFGDKTRRQRAIVLAVQRQPGTNTVEVATAVKALLPQLRQFLPPAVELHTLFDRSLSIRESVREVQFTMILALILVVLVIFLFLRDPSATLIPSLALPVSLVGTFAFMQPLGFSIDNLSLLALTLSIGFVVDDAIVMLENIVRHREAGKAPFQAAIDGARQIGFTIISMTLSLVAVFIPVLFMPGIVGRLFHEFAVTISIAILLSGVVSLTLTPMLCSRFLQHQEGHGGRGWNALFERAFSAALHWYERSLRATLRWRAWIFGLSLALLATTLWLFARAPKGFIPNDDLGSIFGVVEADQGVSFEAMRHYLTSVADIIRSDPAVRVVSASLFGTNAAAGSTANQGRVFAFLKPRSEREPLPEVLARLRNKTTGIPGVRVFLQELPTIRIGGQLTKSLYQFTLLSPDTKELYEAAQKLEAELRPLPVLRDVTSDLQLRNPYLDVVIDRDRATALGLSAEQIELALHAAYGDRWISTIYAPNNQYRVILEVADAFQTDPTELPWLYLRSQHGALVPLTGIAQLERRYGPLTVNHAGQLPAVTISFNLADGASLSEAISAIETVARERLPAGITATFQGAAQAFTTSLSGIWILLLAAVLVIYLVLGILYESFLHPITILSGLPSAAFGALLALELFGMELNIYGFVGIVLLIGIVKKNAIMQIDFALEAQREENKSPLEAIVQGCIVRFRPIMMTTMAALFGALPIALAAGGGATSRRPLGVAVVGGLLFSQLVTLYLTPVYYTYLESFASWVRRARGISSAGTAAIVETHRG
- a CDS encoding TolC family protein → MKASSIVLICCIMVARSVLAEEAKSLEECIELALQHHPSLRAGVARVRAAEERTRQVASAYLPQIDATYAANRRSTSVAARTGTTLGTATQTFNFFNTGVSFSQLLFDFGQTFHNLQAAQAQVEASMADLDSQKETVIFNVKQAYFALLSAERLQEVAVEALRQSEKHLELAKGRYDVGLAPRLDVTREQAQVATNQLNVLRAENNLRLGRETLRNAMGMREPVTFALRDVPYTTLEAESAEELVQQAWLQRPEIQSLEAQIRAAEQQLLALERNHLPVLTGAGQYQWSGAEFPLQPNWNIGAALTLPLFRGGLTVSQVSEARQNLAALRHDAEVLRQTVALEVRQAVLRVEEAAKTIHVAREAVRQAREALELAEGRYATGVGSIIEVTDAQATFVSARGQEVQSLYDHQNAVAAVERAIGAGISLGQRLSSGERSEQ
- a CDS encoding efflux RND transporter periplasmic adaptor subunit, translated to MTDFLSRHFSMLVIAAAMLSGCQSPTKDDGRKAPAPVSITQVAQRTVPRTVRAIGTVESIHVVRLTPQVDGQLLSVHFTEGDHVEAGALLFRIDPRPFETLLQQREAALERDLADLRVAEAEAKRRAELFEQGFVSAEENEQAQARAASLRAAVAADRAAIEDARLQLSYCSIHAPTSGRIGQLLVHPGNVVRKNDTVLATLVQMHPIRVVFAVGEADLPQVLAQFAKGALIAQVHPDKGAQRPIEGKVEFIDNQVDRSTGTVLLKANFDNQTEVLWPGQFLPVELIVDVVPAALVVPRVAIQAGQSGPYVFALEGDHTVRVRPVTIAFEIAQEVVLKDGVRAGEWVVTEGQFRLTDGAAVEVKERQPAAHTPG
- a CDS encoding TolC family protein, which codes for MRRTAWTLFGLVFGLSMAGSLSAAEPVDLRDVSPPTLHALEVLEQIPGVGEVLRDQWSAELPGDARAAETDLSHYGLLLEAKMQPATLSQCIALALENNTGLRVQRLNPIAAAAEVRRARAAFDPRFFATLTRDRATQPATTFLFAGGSPVLFNQNFTLNAGIRKTLLTGGQISVQFSNNRRLTNPSLANPLVPLYTTSLSVNLVQPLLQNFGWRYSLLLVDIATATQQAAYHQYVASITNLVAQVERAYWGLVLAKENVRVQEQGLELAREILRQNEGKFRVGALPQTAVLEAQANVASREAALIRARNAVVVARDQLRALINAKTEEATALLNLDPEDRPTVEPYATDLKASLERALEQRPELAAARTDVRAKSLQRKVAENQLLPQLNLVAGIGVNGLSGREQRVLFGDPPQPVRVNPSYVGGYGDALALLPDGRFYNYAIGATIEVPLANAQSKAAYAQSNIQFQQSHLNLQQLQEAVTLEVKTAIANLESDLKAIEATRVARLAAEENVRNQKARYDVGLATTKDLLDYTEQLTRAQFAEAEALVRYNTDLAELRRVEGTLLQARNVIVEPPAEEKPSWWARF